The Gossypium hirsutum isolate 1008001.06 chromosome D03, Gossypium_hirsutum_v2.1, whole genome shotgun sequence genomic interval AGTTTCTAAAGTTTTGTTAActtgatttattttcattatagTTATCTTTTCCTTCCTTCTGGAAGCACCGAGAAAATAAATGTTTTGATAcggaaaaaaattagaaatgtaATTCTTTTGAACTTGAAAATGCATAATTCAACTTTCATATTGAAcaatataattattaaactttAGTTGTTTGTTCCTTTTCTAATTAATTATCATTTCGCCTTTTACCATTTACTTCTACATTTTAGCAATGTTAATTGAAGCCGAATGTCAATAGAAAAGGCGGAAAGCAGATTACAAGATGATCAACTAAATGGAGCCTCAATAAGCCCTTATTGAGTGCTTACTTGTATAGTTTCTACTACCAATAATAAGATTATtagtttctattttctttccattCATTTTATGTGTAACATAATTGTAATTCTATTAAAATCGTCAAGGTGGGTTTCTGAAATCTGTTTAAGCACGATGTTAATTTCCTTTGAGTCTTAAGTGGATGCTTGCTGTGGCTTTTAGGACAAAGGGGGAATTGTCGTTGTACTTTAAAATGGTGGATTTGTCATGGTTGAGTGCCATCCTAGTTGGGGCGGGCTGCCTTGCACTAGGGTACTGCATTGGTAGGCACCGTCCTACATGTTTATTTCTCTCATCAAGAGGAGCTAAAGATACTACAATCTCTAAAGTAAATAAGAAGATCAAAGAACCCTTGGAAATTGAAAAGTTGGCAGACATTCTAGAGGATTTTAAAATGGTATTGAACTGTTTCTCATCTCTTGGTGATTGGCATTGGTATGTTATGGCAAACTATTAAGTGTAAAAATGTAGACAATGAACAACtgtgtctttattttattttcttcaggTACTGGTTGTAAGAAACGATCTTAAGATGGGTAAAGGGAAAATTGCTGCCCAATGCAGGTGAACCTTGTTTTTTCTAGTTTTATCACTTATTTTTCTAGATGCAACTTTTTGCTGCTGAGATATGATTTACAGGTCAAGCAATGGATTACTATATGATTGTTGATGGGTCCTTTCCTAACTCATAATTTTGTTGATTAGATGGGATATACATATTCCTAGTATTGATAATGAATATCCATCCGAGTAAAAGTAAACCAACTGCCAAACAGAACTCTGACTGCTATTGGATAAATTGTTAAACCAACTGCCAAACAGAACTCTGACTGCTATTGGATAAATTGTCATTATAATGCTTGGGGTGTGATAAGCAGGAGTTCTTAGAGCAGATCATACTCAATAAATTATTGTAACTTTTGCACTGTATTAGGTGTGACACATTTTGAATCTCATCAAGACATGGCATAGCATTTTGTAAGAAATTGTTTGCAACAATTTGGAATTTTGATTTCCTCAAAACAAGATTTAACCCCTTGGATAAGGTCATCTATTAAGTTCCTCATGTGCAACCATGCAGTTTCGGTAAACACATTTGAGTCTCATCAAGTCATTTCTTGCTATCTTTTAACAAAATGCTGCTACTTGGGTGGTTTctcattttgccatcttttaTAAGGAATTTCGTGTAAATTTACTGTCACTGATTTTTTATACTGTTAAAGAAGTGGTTGTTTGATGTGATTTGTTAACCTCTTGGTTgattttcatatattttcttGACAAAGTTTGTTCTGGTGAATCCCTTTTTGTTCAGTTTGTAATCCAACtggttttgtttttcctttcaatGTTTAGTCATGCAACTTTGGGTCTTTACAAAAAACTCCTACATCGAGCACCAAAAGCTTTGAACAGGTAGAGCATTTCTGGCGTTATAATACTGAAACTGTAGTTTTGTGCTTATCATTCTGCCTCTGACCATGTCTCTCTTTCATTTTCTTGTGTTGTTAATATGCAGGTGGGAGATGTGTGCTCAACCAAAGGTGGTTGTGAAAATTGATGGCGAGGAAGATATGCTAGTTTTGCAAGTCAGTGTGGTTTTAAGAATTGTTCTTGTGCTTCATATTCTGATAAATATTATGGATACACCACTATAAACACCATCTACCTTGTTTAATGAATTTGTATCAACAATTTATCAACAGAGAAAGTTATGGTCAGAAGAAAAAGCCATAGTTtcagataaaagaaaaaaagtattgCAATGTGAAACTTATGACTTCTTTTTTGAGTATGGCATGGAAGAAATAAGTTAATGATTTTTTCTTTTGTGGGTCATAGAGGCCGTTTTTACTTGTTTAGAGAACAGTGGTGAAAGAGCTTTCTTGAACTTTTAGATTTGTGGATTTGATGGGAAATGTTAAAATAGAGGTTGATTCTTAGAAGAATATTCAAATATACTTGTGGTCAGTTTCTTGCTCCAATGATATTCTGTAttccattttcatattataaatgGTGTTTCTCTCT includes:
- the LOC107950552 gene encoding peptidyl-tRNA hydrolase 2, mitochondrial; the protein is MVDLSWLSAILVGAGCLALGYCIGRHRPTCLFLSSRGAKDTTISKVNKKIKEPLEIEKLADILEDFKMVLVVRNDLKMGKGKIAAQCSHATLGLYKKLLHRAPKALNRWEMCAQPKVVVKIDGEEDMLVLQERAKSLNIPTHITIDAGRTQIAPNSRTVMAILGPIEMVDDVTGGLKLL